One segment of Sphingomonas qomolangmaensis DNA contains the following:
- the cobU gene encoding bifunctional adenosylcobinamide kinase/adenosylcobinamide-phosphate guanylyltransferase, translated as MDRVHFFIGGARSGKSRLAQAAAEALPGSLVYLATAQAFDEEMTDRIAHHIADRGARWRTVECPLDLPAAIVRESGEGSVLLVDCLTLWLTNLMLGDHPIEPAADALVAALAAARCPVMLVSNEVGMGIVPENALARRFRDEAGRLNQRVAAAADSVVLVAAGLALRMK; from the coding sequence TTGGATCGCGTGCATTTCTTCATTGGCGGCGCCCGATCGGGCAAGAGCCGGCTGGCGCAGGCCGCCGCCGAAGCGCTGCCGGGATCACTGGTGTATCTCGCGACAGCACAGGCCTTCGACGAGGAAATGACCGACCGGATCGCCCACCACATCGCCGATCGCGGCGCGCGCTGGCGCACCGTGGAATGCCCGCTCGACCTACCCGCCGCGATTGTGCGCGAAAGCGGCGAAGGATCGGTGCTGCTGGTCGACTGCCTCACCTTGTGGCTGACCAACCTGATGCTGGGCGACCACCCGATCGAGCCCGCCGCCGATGCACTGGTCGCTGCCCTCGCGGCGGCGCGCTGTCCGGTGATGCTGGTATCGAATGAAGTCGGCATGGGCATCGTCCCCGAAAACGCGCTGGCCCGCCGGTTTCGCGATGAAGCCGGGCGACTGAACCAGCGGGTGGCGGCGGCGGCAGATTCGGTGGTGCTGGTTGCGGCGGGGTTGGCGTTGCGGATGAAGTAG
- a CDS encoding PepSY-associated TM helix domain-containing protein produces the protein MTRRTIRGWVVLHSWSSLVCTAFLLMLCITGLPLIFHHEIDELLDDQPPIAAMPAGTPLQSLDTILARALADRPGEVGLYMSFDEDRPVVNVTTGPSPDAGGAEMTLTAYDQRDGSLVGAIAQDGVMDFILQLHTDMFAGLPGMLFLGAMGVLFLAAIVSGVVLYAPFMRKLDFGTVRTGRARRTKWLDYHNLLGVVVLAWASVVGLTGVINTLAEPIIAQWRSDDLAAITREHDARGLPVPTRLASINAAVETAKAAVPGSRVQFVAFPGVAYSSRQHYAVFLQGDTPLTKGLLTPALVDARTGALAAVRPMPWYVQALQLSQPLHFGDYGALPLKILWAVLDLFTILVLGSGLYLWFAKRHASSEAKAREVESGGVLVPAE, from the coding sequence CACGAGATCGACGAATTGCTCGACGACCAGCCGCCGATCGCTGCGATGCCGGCAGGGACGCCGCTGCAGTCGCTCGATACGATCCTGGCGCGCGCGCTGGCCGATCGGCCGGGCGAGGTCGGGCTATATATGAGCTTCGACGAGGATCGCCCCGTCGTGAACGTCACCACCGGCCCCTCGCCCGATGCCGGCGGGGCCGAGATGACGCTGACCGCTTATGACCAGCGTGACGGGTCGCTGGTCGGCGCGATCGCGCAGGACGGGGTGATGGACTTCATCCTGCAGCTCCACACCGACATGTTCGCCGGGCTGCCGGGGATGTTGTTCCTCGGCGCGATGGGGGTGTTGTTCCTCGCCGCGATCGTCTCGGGCGTCGTTCTCTACGCGCCGTTCATGCGCAAGCTCGACTTCGGGACCGTCCGCACCGGCCGCGCGCGGCGGACGAAGTGGCTCGACTATCACAATCTGCTCGGGGTCGTCGTGCTCGCCTGGGCGAGCGTAGTCGGGCTCACGGGGGTGATAAACACGCTCGCCGAGCCGATCATCGCGCAGTGGCGCAGCGACGATCTGGCCGCGATCACCCGCGAGCATGACGCGCGCGGCTTGCCCGTGCCGACCCGGCTCGCATCGATCAACGCCGCGGTCGAGACCGCCAAGGCGGCGGTACCGGGCAGCCGGGTGCAGTTCGTCGCCTTTCCTGGCGTCGCCTATAGCAGCCGCCAGCATTATGCGGTGTTTCTGCAGGGCGATACGCCGCTGACCAAGGGGCTGCTGACGCCCGCGCTGGTCGATGCGCGCACCGGCGCGTTGGCGGCGGTGCGACCGATGCCCTGGTATGTCCAGGCGCTGCAATTGTCGCAGCCGCTGCACTTCGGCGATTATGGCGCGCTGCCGCTCAAGATCCTGTGGGCAGTGCTCGACCTGTTCACGATCCTGGTGCTCGGGTCGGGGCTGTATCTGTGGTTCGCCAAGCGCCACGCATCGAGCGAGGCGAAGGCACGCGAGGTCGAAAGCGGCGGCGTGCTGGTGCCGGCTGAATGA
- a CDS encoding TonB-dependent receptor, whose protein sequence is MKFVLLAGCCLFAASVAHAQEAPRDDDDIVVTAQADNQTQVIRGGQVGVLGDKAGEDVPFSIRAYGETLILNQQPLTLGQVLENDPSVRASYGFGNAAELFVIRGFPLFGDDIGLDGLYGMAPRQLISPELYEQVQILNGASAFLNGAAPGGTGIGGSVNLTLKRAGDRPLTRVTGNFSEGAHFGGAVDVSRRFGAGGEFGVRINGAYRAGDVSVNDEFRRSAVIGAGFDWRGERARLSLDLAYQRLEVRGLRPKVTVIGLTSIPEVPRADANYAQPWTYTELRDVFGLVKGEYDLADNALLYASFGARDGSEDGIYSGLTVTDAVTGAARGDALFVPRTDNNEAAQAGLRLKLAAGGVSHEINFGGSMSWQVNRNAFDFLSGFATNLYDTPVVPQPGTGFVGGDLDDPFAVSRVRLGSAFVSDTLGFFDDRVLLTAGLRLQAINVRGYSYTGGSLASEYAEDAVTPVVGLVVKPVEGLSLFANRIEGLAQGPTAPTTDPLIVNPGEVFAPFTSAQYEVGGKLTFGRFNAGAAVFQIAQPSAFARPINAADPTGPRIFAVEGVQRHRGVELTLDGELVDGLRFIGGASVIQAKLRDTEGGTLDGNTAVGVPDYTINANVEWDTPFIPGFTLTGRVIDTGKQQVDRANTLEIPGWTRFDLGARYVVAAAQRPLTLRLNVDNVANERYWQSAFDSFSPSLLQGMPRTVKLSASVEL, encoded by the coding sequence ATGAAGTTCGTTTTGCTTGCCGGTTGCTGTCTGTTTGCTGCCTCTGTCGCACACGCCCAGGAGGCGCCGCGCGATGACGACGACATCGTGGTCACCGCGCAGGCCGATAATCAGACGCAGGTGATCCGCGGCGGGCAGGTCGGGGTGCTGGGCGACAAGGCCGGCGAGGACGTGCCGTTCAGCATCCGCGCCTATGGCGAGACGCTGATCCTCAACCAGCAGCCGCTGACGCTGGGGCAGGTGCTCGAAAACGATCCGTCGGTGCGCGCGAGCTATGGCTTCGGCAACGCCGCCGAACTCTTCGTCATCCGTGGCTTCCCGTTGTTCGGCGACGATATCGGGCTCGACGGGTTGTACGGCATGGCGCCGCGGCAGCTGATCTCGCCCGAGCTCTACGAGCAGGTACAGATATTGAACGGTGCGAGCGCGTTCCTGAACGGTGCGGCGCCGGGTGGGACCGGGATCGGTGGGAGCGTGAACCTGACCCTGAAGCGGGCGGGCGATCGTCCGCTGACGCGGGTGACGGGTAATTTCAGCGAGGGCGCGCATTTCGGCGGTGCGGTCGACGTGTCGCGGCGCTTCGGCGCGGGGGGCGAGTTCGGGGTGCGGATCAACGGGGCGTACCGTGCGGGCGACGTCAGCGTGAACGATGAATTTCGTCGCTCGGCGGTGATCGGTGCCGGTTTCGACTGGCGCGGCGAACGGGCGCGGCTGTCGCTCGACCTTGCCTATCAGCGGCTCGAAGTGCGCGGGCTTCGGCCCAAGGTAACCGTCATCGGGCTCACCAGCATTCCCGAGGTGCCGCGCGCCGATGCCAATTATGCCCAGCCCTGGACCTACACCGAGTTGCGCGACGTGTTCGGGCTGGTGAAGGGCGAGTACGACCTTGCAGACAATGCGCTGCTGTACGCGTCGTTCGGTGCGCGCGACGGATCGGAGGACGGGATCTACAGCGGGCTGACCGTCACCGACGCGGTGACGGGCGCGGCGAGGGGCGACGCGCTGTTCGTGCCGCGCACCGACAATAACGAGGCCGCGCAGGCGGGGCTTCGCTTGAAGCTCGCGGCGGGCGGGGTCAGCCACGAGATCAACTTCGGCGGATCGATGTCGTGGCAGGTCAATCGCAATGCCTTCGACTTTCTGAGTGGTTTTGCGACCAACCTGTACGACACCCCGGTGGTGCCGCAGCCGGGCACCGGCTTCGTCGGTGGCGACCTCGACGATCCGTTCGCGGTCTCGCGGGTGCGGCTGGGCAGCGCGTTCGTTTCGGATACGCTGGGCTTTTTCGATGATCGGGTGCTGCTGACGGCGGGGCTTCGGCTGCAGGCGATCAACGTGCGCGGCTATTCGTACACCGGTGGGTCGCTGGCCAGCGAATATGCCGAGGACGCGGTGACCCCCGTCGTCGGGCTGGTCGTCAAGCCGGTCGAAGGACTGTCGCTGTTCGCCAACCGGATCGAGGGGCTGGCGCAAGGCCCCACCGCGCCGACCACCGATCCGTTGATCGTCAACCCCGGCGAAGTGTTCGCTCCGTTCACATCGGCGCAATATGAGGTCGGCGGAAAGCTCACCTTCGGGCGGTTCAACGCCGGGGCGGCGGTATTCCAGATCGCACAGCCCAGCGCCTTTGCTCGGCCGATCAATGCCGCCGATCCTACCGGCCCACGGATCTTCGCGGTCGAGGGGGTACAGCGTCATCGCGGGGTCGAACTGACGCTCGACGGCGAACTGGTCGATGGCTTGCGCTTCATCGGCGGCGCATCGGTGATCCAGGCCAAGCTTCGCGATACCGAGGGCGGGACGCTCGACGGCAATACCGCGGTCGGCGTGCCCGATTATACCATCAACGCGAATGTCGAATGGGACACGCCGTTCATCCCCGGCTTCACGCTGACCGGACGGGTGATCGATACCGGCAAGCAGCAGGTCGATCGCGCCAACACGCTGGAGATTCCTGGCTGGACGCGCTTCGACCTCGGCGCGCGCTATGTCGTTGCAGCGGCGCAGCGCCCGCTGACGCTGCGGCTCAACGTCGATAACGTCGCCAACGAACGCTATTGGCAGTCGGCGTTCGACAGCTTCTCGCCCAGCCTGTTGCAGGGCATGCCGCGGACGGTGAAGCTGTCGGCCTCGGTCGAGCTGTAG
- a CDS encoding HpcH/HpaI aldolase/citrate lyase family protein, producing the protein MTDTPRRRRSALYLPASNDRAIAKARTLACDVVILDLEDSVAPEAKEAARAQAVTALALGDFGDRELVVRINALDTEWAAADLAALAEAPPHAILLPKVNGPADLAACAALLPGDVALWAMIETPAALLALGQIAAAPRLAALVMGINDLAKDMGMQPGSDRLPFHSFLATTVAAARAHGLGALDGVFNGIDDAQGLVAECAQGRRFGFDGKTLIHPSQIAACNSAFSPGTAEIAEAEAIRDAFALPEHAGKGAIRLDGRMVERLHLAQALRVLATVGR; encoded by the coding sequence ATGACCGACACCCCCCGCCGCCGCCGCAGCGCGCTGTACCTGCCCGCCTCGAACGACCGCGCGATCGCCAAGGCGCGCACGCTCGCCTGCGACGTGGTGATCCTCGACCTCGAAGACTCGGTCGCGCCCGAGGCGAAGGAAGCCGCGCGCGCGCAAGCGGTGACAGCGCTCGCGCTGGGCGATTTCGGCGACCGCGAACTGGTCGTCCGCATCAACGCGCTCGACACCGAATGGGCCGCCGCCGACCTCGCCGCGCTCGCCGAAGCCCCGCCGCACGCCATCCTGCTCCCCAAGGTCAACGGCCCCGCCGACCTTGCCGCCTGCGCCGCGCTCCTGCCCGGGGACGTGGCGCTCTGGGCGATGATCGAGACCCCCGCCGCCTTGCTCGCATTGGGCCAGATAGCCGCCGCGCCGCGGCTCGCCGCGCTGGTGATGGGGATCAACGATCTTGCCAAGGACATGGGGATGCAGCCCGGCAGCGACCGCCTGCCCTTCCATTCCTTCCTCGCCACCACTGTCGCTGCAGCGCGCGCGCACGGCCTCGGCGCGCTCGACGGCGTCTTCAACGGCATCGACGATGCGCAAGGGCTCGTCGCCGAATGCGCGCAGGGCCGCCGTTTCGGCTTCGACGGTAAGACGCTGATCCACCCCTCGCAGATCGCCGCCTGCAACAGCGCGTTCAGCCCCGGCACCGCCGAAATCGCCGAGGCCGAAGCGATCCGCGACGCCTTCGCGCTACCCGAACATGCTGGCAAAGGCGCGATCCGCCTCGACGGCCGAATGGTCGAACGCCTGCACCTCGCGCAGGCGCTGCGCGTGCTGGCGACCGTCGGCCGCTGA
- a CDS encoding TonB-dependent receptor plug domain-containing protein: MPVRISLLSLAVVLAASPAYARDIPETPDDTIVVTANRSEQPLDRVGQSISILDAEEIEIRQTQAVADLLRTLPGVTVTRNGGVGAVTSVSIRGADGDQTVALIDGVKLNDPSSPGGGFNFGNLLVGNIQRIEVLRGPSSILWGSQAIGGVVNLLTAPPTEALAVNARAEAGWRNTGQAVANISGKAGPLSASAGGGYFRSDGISAFGAGNERDGYRNWGANLNLNLALTDAISFDARGYYSDGRVEIDGFAAPSFAFGDTEEYSTTREFVGYAGLNAALFDGRFRNRLGFAYTDSDRASFDPAETFAGKGRNERLEYQGVVDIVAGSQATFGLERETSRFTSSSYGGPETRGRAQIDSVYGQLVATPIAGLTLTGGLRHDEHNRFGGATTAAASGVFSPNDGATILRASYSEGFKAPSLFQLQSEYGNQALRPERAHGWDAGLTQRLLDGAIEAIATYFRRDSQDLIVFVSCPAPLSGICAGRPSGTYDNIAEATSKGVEVALALQPVPALRIQGSYTHIDARNRSPGDANFDRRLARRPSDSVTTTVDYSWPFGLQTGATLTHVGTSFDNASNARRIEGYVLAELRAALPVTRNVELYGRVENLFDERYETLFRYGTPGRAAYGGVRVRY, from the coding sequence ATGCCTGTCCGTATTTCGTTACTTTCGCTGGCCGTCGTGCTGGCGGCATCGCCCGCTTACGCCCGCGATATCCCCGAAACCCCCGACGACACGATCGTCGTCACCGCCAACCGCAGCGAGCAGCCGCTCGACCGAGTCGGCCAGAGCATCAGCATCCTCGATGCCGAGGAAATCGAGATCCGCCAGACCCAAGCGGTCGCCGATCTGCTGCGGACGCTGCCCGGCGTCACCGTGACGCGCAACGGCGGGGTAGGGGCGGTGACGTCGGTGTCGATCCGCGGCGCGGATGGCGACCAGACCGTCGCGCTGATCGACGGGGTGAAGCTGAACGATCCGTCGTCGCCCGGCGGCGGTTTCAACTTCGGAAACCTGCTGGTCGGCAATATCCAGCGGATCGAGGTGCTTCGCGGGCCGTCGTCGATCCTGTGGGGCAGCCAGGCGATCGGCGGCGTCGTCAACCTGCTGACCGCGCCGCCGACCGAGGCGCTGGCGGTGAACGCGCGCGCCGAAGCTGGGTGGCGCAATACCGGCCAGGCAGTCGCCAATATTTCGGGCAAGGCGGGGCCGCTTTCGGCGAGCGCGGGGGGCGGCTATTTCCGTAGCGACGGCATTTCGGCGTTCGGCGCCGGCAACGAGCGCGATGGTTATCGCAACTGGGGTGCGAACCTGAACCTCAACCTGGCGCTGACCGACGCGATTTCGTTCGACGCGCGCGGCTATTATTCGGACGGGCGGGTCGAGATCGACGGCTTCGCAGCCCCGAGCTTCGCGTTCGGCGATACCGAGGAGTACAGCACGACGCGCGAGTTCGTCGGCTATGCGGGGCTCAACGCCGCGCTGTTCGACGGGCGGTTCCGCAACCGGCTGGGCTTTGCCTATACCGATTCGGATCGCGCCAGCTTCGACCCCGCCGAGACCTTCGCGGGCAAGGGCCGCAACGAGCGGCTGGAATATCAGGGCGTCGTCGATATCGTCGCGGGTAGCCAGGCGACCTTCGGGCTCGAGCGCGAGACCTCGCGCTTCACCTCGTCGAGCTATGGCGGCCCCGAGACGCGCGGGCGCGCGCAGATCGACAGCGTATATGGCCAGCTGGTGGCGACACCGATCGCCGGGCTGACGCTGACTGGCGGGCTGCGGCACGACGAGCATAACCGCTTCGGCGGCGCGACCACCGCGGCGGCGAGCGGGGTGTTCTCGCCCAATGACGGCGCTACGATCCTGCGCGCGAGCTATAGCGAGGGGTTCAAGGCGCCGTCGCTGTTCCAGCTGCAGAGCGAATATGGGAATCAGGCGCTTCGGCCCGAACGCGCGCATGGCTGGGACGCCGGGCTGACACAGCGGCTGCTCGATGGCGCGATCGAGGCGATTGCGACCTATTTCCGGCGCGACAGCCAGGACCTGATCGTGTTCGTGTCGTGCCCCGCGCCGCTGAGCGGCATCTGCGCCGGACGGCCATCGGGCACCTACGACAATATCGCGGAGGCGACGTCGAAGGGTGTCGAGGTGGCGCTGGCGCTGCAGCCAGTGCCCGCGCTGCGCATCCAGGGGAGCTACACGCATATCGACGCGCGCAACCGTTCGCCCGGCGATGCCAATTTCGACCGGCGATTGGCACGGCGGCCGAGCGACAGCGTGACGACGACGGTCGATTACAGCTGGCCGTTCGGGCTGCAGACGGGGGCGACGCTGACGCATGTCGGCACCAGCTTCGACAATGCCAGCAACGCGCGGCGGATCGAGGGCTATGTGCTGGCCGAACTGCGCGCGGCGCTGCCGGTGACGCGCAATGTCGAGCTGTACGGGCGCGTCGAGAATCTGTTCGACGAGCGCTACGAAACGCTGTTCCGCTACGGCACGCCGGGGCGCGCTGCCTATGGCGGCGTTCGGGTGCGCTACTGA
- a CDS encoding AI-2E family transporter: MIEQPGTAQPADKQWTPSRIARAGVILIALVGLAMLLISLTNLFLLIFAAIVLSAVFETLASLMQRWTKLPRGLALTAAVLLILGSFIGIFAMFGAQLAAEFDTIREKFPTALEGIQQQLDSWGVGGQARELVAGGTKDLTSLLQGAGGYALSAGSGLADFALVLVGAIFLAVEPGVYRRGLVLLMPERAEDVTEAALDDAGTALKGWMIGQLMSMVVVAAFTALGLWLLGVPAAGGLGLIAGLLDIIPFIGPIIAAVPAVLLAFTVSPSTALWTLGLFLLIQQIQGNLLQPLIQKRAVDVPPGVLLFAVAGAGILFGLLGVLLAAPLTVVIFVLVQRIYVKTLLGKPIETAAEKAD; the protein is encoded by the coding sequence ATGATCGAGCAGCCAGGCACCGCGCAGCCGGCGGACAAACAGTGGACGCCATCGCGCATCGCGCGCGCCGGGGTGATCCTGATCGCGCTGGTCGGCTTGGCGATGCTGCTGATCTCGCTGACCAACCTGTTCCTGCTGATCTTCGCCGCGATCGTGCTGTCGGCGGTGTTCGAGACGCTCGCCAGCCTGATGCAGCGCTGGACGAAGCTGCCGCGCGGGCTGGCGCTGACCGCTGCGGTGTTGCTGATCCTGGGCAGCTTCATCGGCATCTTCGCGATGTTCGGCGCGCAGCTCGCCGCCGAGTTCGACACGATCCGCGAAAAGTTTCCGACCGCGCTCGAGGGTATCCAGCAACAGCTCGATAGCTGGGGCGTCGGCGGCCAGGCGCGCGAGCTGGTGGCCGGTGGGACGAAGGACCTGACCAGCCTGCTGCAGGGCGCTGGCGGCTATGCGCTGTCGGCGGGTAGCGGGCTCGCCGATTTCGCGCTGGTGCTGGTGGGGGCGATCTTTCTGGCGGTCGAGCCGGGCGTGTATCGCCGCGGGCTGGTACTGCTGATGCCCGAGCGCGCCGAGGATGTGACCGAAGCAGCGCTCGACGATGCCGGGACCGCGCTCAAGGGCTGGATGATCGGTCAGCTGATGTCGATGGTGGTGGTCGCGGCGTTCACCGCGCTGGGGCTGTGGCTGCTCGGCGTGCCCGCGGCGGGCGGGCTGGGGCTGATCGCCGGGCTGCTCGACATCATCCCGTTCATCGGGCCGATCATCGCGGCGGTGCCGGCGGTGCTGCTGGCCTTCACGGTATCGCCGTCGACCGCCTTGTGGACGCTCGGGCTATTCCTGCTGATCCAGCAGATCCAGGGCAACCTGCTCCAGCCGCTGATCCAGAAGCGCGCGGTCGACGTGCCGCCGGGGGTGCTGCTGTTCGCGGTCGCGGGCGCGGGCATCCTGTTCGGGTTGCTCGGGGTGTTGCTCGCCGCGCCGCTGACGGTGGTGATCTTCGTGCTGGTGCAGCGAATCTATGTGAAGACGCTGCTGGGCAAGCCGATCGAGACCGCCGCAGAAAAGGCCGACTGA
- a CDS encoding aminotransferase class I/II-fold pyridoxal phosphate-dependent enzyme: MAQAARIAIAPPDIARFAVHGGRIDAARAAYSAVADWIDLSTGLSPWAWPATIDASALTHLPTPDALATLEATAAAAFGTSAAGVVAVPGSDLALRLLGRMIGGHAAVAGPGYSGHVAMWAGRAVAAGLGSLADSARTGETVVVARPNNPDGHVVDIATLERLAERDDWLIVDEAFVDATPELSLAGQAWDSLIVLRSFGKFYGLAGLRLGFVIAPPAIVQGLRELLGDWPVSGPAIAIGTAAYADRDWAAMQVARVTEAAARLDGLFAGAGLRVAGGTALFRLVETPHAHALFDHLAQRGILTRPFADRPQALRLGLPGTPAAWDRIDTALNDWSKP; the protein is encoded by the coding sequence ATGGCGCAGGCCGCCCGCATCGCTATCGCGCCGCCCGATATTGCCCGGTTCGCCGTGCATGGCGGACGGATCGATGCCGCGCGGGCGGCCTATTCCGCGGTCGCCGACTGGATCGATCTGTCGACGGGGCTCAGTCCCTGGGCCTGGCCCGCGACGATCGATGCCTCGGCGCTGACGCATCTGCCGACGCCCGATGCGCTGGCCACGCTCGAGGCGACCGCCGCTGCTGCGTTCGGCACGAGCGCGGCGGGCGTGGTGGCGGTGCCGGGGAGCGATCTGGCGCTGCGATTGCTGGGGCGGATGATCGGCGGGCATGCCGCGGTGGCGGGGCCGGGCTATTCGGGGCATGTGGCGATGTGGGCGGGCCGTGCGGTGGCTGCAGGGCTCGGGTCGCTTGCCGATAGCGCGCGCACGGGCGAGACCGTGGTGGTCGCGCGGCCCAACAATCCCGACGGGCATGTCGTCGATATCGCGACGCTAGAACGCCTTGCCGAGCGCGACGACTGGCTGATCGTCGACGAAGCCTTTGTCGATGCGACGCCCGAGCTGAGCCTGGCGGGGCAGGCATGGGATTCGCTGATCGTGCTGCGGTCGTTCGGCAAATTCTATGGGCTTGCAGGATTGCGGCTGGGGTTCGTGATCGCGCCGCCGGCGATCGTCCAGGGGTTGCGCGAGCTGCTCGGTGACTGGCCGGTGTCGGGGCCGGCGATCGCGATCGGGACGGCCGCCTATGCCGATCGCGACTGGGCGGCGATGCAGGTGGCGCGGGTGACCGAGGCGGCGGCGCGGCTCGATGGGCTGTTTGCCGGCGCCGGGCTGCGCGTGGCGGGTGGCACCGCGTTGTTCCGGCTGGTCGAGACGCCGCACGCGCACGCGCTGTTCGACCATCTGGCGCAGCGCGGCATCCTCACGCGGCCCTTCGCCGATCGGCCGCAGGCGTTGCGGCTGGGGTTGCCCGGCACCCCCGCGGCATGGGATCGCATCGACACCGCGCTCAACGACTGGAGCAAGCCATGA
- a CDS encoding ABC transporter substrate-binding protein, which yields MKRAAILAALLCVGAAPAPAPLRAPLRVVSINPCADSVLMRVADRGQIAAISHYSHDPEASSIPVTIARHFKATSGTAEEVVALAPDVVLSGQHVAPSTILALRRMGVRLVQLPVPTTIAESVAQVRLIADTVGRPERGAVLAGAIERAVRAAEPADDRAIPALIWQGGGLVPGTDTLSSDMLRAGGFRNLSADYGLKNWDVLPLERLVAKPPRVLLTVGKGEGTGDRRLSHPVLRPLARHMVRAAWPERLMHCGGPTIVDAMTRLRAIRSRLPAA from the coding sequence TTGAAGCGCGCGGCAATCCTGGCGGCGCTGCTGTGCGTGGGGGCGGCCCCCGCGCCAGCCCCCTTGCGCGCCCCCTTGCGCGTGGTGTCGATCAACCCCTGCGCCGATTCGGTGCTGATGCGCGTCGCCGATCGTGGCCAGATCGCGGCGATCAGCCATTATTCGCACGATCCCGAGGCCAGCTCTATCCCCGTCACCATCGCGCGCCACTTCAAGGCGACGTCGGGGACTGCCGAGGAAGTGGTGGCGCTTGCCCCCGACGTGGTGCTGTCGGGCCAGCATGTCGCGCCCTCGACGATCCTGGCGCTGCGGCGGATGGGCGTACGGCTGGTGCAGTTGCCGGTGCCGACGACGATTGCCGAAAGCGTGGCGCAGGTACGGCTGATCGCCGACACGGTCGGGCGGCCCGAGCGCGGTGCGGTGCTGGCCGGCGCGATCGAACGCGCGGTGCGAGCGGCGGAGCCCGCCGATGACCGGGCGATTCCCGCACTGATCTGGCAGGGCGGCGGGCTGGTGCCGGGCACCGACACGCTGTCGAGCGACATGCTGCGCGCCGGAGGATTTCGGAACCTCAGCGCCGATTACGGCCTCAAGAATTGGGATGTGCTGCCGCTCGAGCGTCTGGTGGCGAAGCCGCCGCGCGTGCTGCTGACGGTAGGGAAGGGCGAGGGGACCGGCGACCGGCGGCTGAGCCATCCGGTGCTTCGCCCGCTCGCGCGCCACATGGTGCGCGCGGCCTGGCCCGAGCGGCTGATGCATTGCGGCGGGCCGACGATCGTCGATGCGATGACTCGGCTGCGCGCGATCCGTAGCCGATTGCCCGCCGCATGA
- the cobO gene encoding cob(I)yrinic acid a,c-diamide adenosyltransferase, with amino-acid sequence MTDTPDDYARHNARMKRVQAARERMQARHTLERGLLIVHTGNGKGKSSSAFGMAIRSLGWGMKVGIVQYVKGAWETGEKNFFMASPDLLTFEVMGEGFTWDTQDRARDIEAARAAWERSKELILDPAYDFIILDELNIVLRNDTLPIDEIVGFLRDRPLTKHVCITGRGAKPELLEIADLVTEFAEVKHPYKAGFKAQKGVEY; translated from the coding sequence ATGACCGACACGCCCGACGACTATGCCCGCCACAACGCCCGCATGAAGCGGGTTCAGGCGGCGCGCGAGCGGATGCAGGCGCGCCACACGCTCGAACGCGGGCTGCTGATCGTCCATACCGGCAACGGCAAGGGCAAATCCTCCTCGGCCTTCGGCATGGCGATCCGTTCGCTTGGCTGGGGTATGAAGGTCGGCATCGTCCAATATGTGAAGGGCGCGTGGGAAACCGGCGAGAAGAACTTCTTCATGGCATCGCCCGACCTGTTGACCTTCGAAGTGATGGGCGAAGGCTTCACCTGGGACACGCAGGATCGCGCGCGCGATATCGAGGCGGCGCGCGCGGCGTGGGAGCGATCGAAGGAACTGATCCTCGACCCCGCCTATGATTTCATCATCCTCGACGAGCTCAACATCGTGCTGCGCAACGATACGCTCCCGATCGACGAGATCGTCGGCTTCCTGCGCGACCGCCCGCTGACCAAGCATGTGTGCATCACCGGGCGGGGCGCGAAGCCCGAACTGCTCGAGATCGCCGATCTGGTGACCGAATTCGCCGAGGTGAAGCATCCGTACAAGGCGGGCTTCAAGGCGCAGAAGGGCGTCGAATATTGA